The Sebastes umbrosus isolate fSebUmb1 chromosome 23, fSebUmb1.pri, whole genome shotgun sequence genome contains a region encoding:
- the nrcama gene encoding neuronal cell adhesion molecule a isoform X9: MDRNRKRVQGFGAVLLTLLCHMTSALEVPLDPKVLEGLPQPPTITLQSPKDYIFDPRENIVIHCEAKGKPHPSFSWTRNGSHFDVEKDSKVLMKPGSGTLVIDISGEKAEAYEGTYQCTAHNEHGTAVSNSIVIRQSRSPLWSKERNEAIVVQMGVSLVLQCRPPAGLPPPVIFWMDNNFQRLPLDKRVSQALNGDLYFSNVLPEDTRSDYICYARFPHTQTIQQKQPISVTVLDNSPEGERRPVFMTPLGATSTKMVLRGETLELECVADGLPTPEISWQKGGGELPSSRMSFYNFRKTLKVSDVTETDGGDYRCTAANNLGTIYHIIKVTVKAAPFWVSAPRNLILAPNETGILTCRVNGEPKPKINWFVNGVSIENAPEDPSRKVDDDTVILSNVQTGSSAVYQCNASNEFGYLLANAFVNVLAEPPRVLTPPDRVYQVITNNPALLHCAFFGSPIPSITWFKDSQTSVKNGDPYVIHENGTLEIHVAQPLNSGKYTCIATNSLGIKENHIFLEVKEPTRILKQPEYRVVQRGMSAVFECKVKHDPSLVPTMTWLKDNGELPDGRFEVGADSLTINDVTDGDEGTYTCIMNTTLDQDSASAMLTVVEKPDPPTDLELTDQTERSVQLTWIPGDEHNSPTQKFLIQYEDLLHQPGVWINLTDTSGTSTTARLNLSPYVYYSFRVLALNRVGYSEPSKPSSQYRTNPSAPDDNPSDVQGGGTKPGNLVISWTSLTGFQANGPHLEYRVQWRQKDVDDDWSSKNVANVSEFIVSGTPIYVPYEVKVQALNDYGSGPEPEVVIGYSGEDLPLSAPDSVQIMVHNSTLAEVHWEPVSFPSVRGKLQGYKVYYRRERGLHETEEDTEQLEQVLTFSGNRSEGRLPGLQPYSQYNLTIRVLNNKGEGPPSPSKKFETPEGVPERPSFLNVINHGLDSLTLEWGPPLNNNGRLAGYTLKYQPVNNTNELGPVKVMTFLANETATTLSSLNSSMLYKFYLSAKTIKGSGPIITGEAFTVMDTTVPSRQVDIATQGWFIGLMCAIALLILVLLIVCFIKRNKGGKYPVKEKEDAHQDPEIQPMKEDDGTFGEYSDTEDHKPLKGSRTPSNGTVRRDESDDSLVDYGEGGDGQFNEDGSFIGQYSGKKEKDTHEGNESSEAPSPVNAMNSFV; encoded by the exons ATGGACAGGAACAGGAAGCGGGTGCAGGGCTTCGGAGCTGTGCTATTGACACTCTTGTGTCACATGACCTCAGCGCTGGAAGTGCCTCTCGATC CTAAAGTACTGGAAGGAT TGCCACAACCCCCCACCATAACGCTACAGTCCCCGAAGGATTACATCTTTGATCCGCGGGAGAACATTGTCATCCACTGCGAGGCCAAGGGGAAGCCTCATCCCAG CTTCTCGTGGACGAGAAACGGGTCCCACTTTGATGTCGAGAAAGACTCCAAAGTCCTGATGAAGCCCGGATCGGGAACTCTGGTCATCGACATCAGCGGGGAGAAGGCCGAGGCCTACGAGGGAACGTACCAGTGCACGGCGCACAACGAGCACGGCACCGCCGTATCCAACAGCATCGTCATCAGACAGTCCA GGTCCCCCTTGTGGTCGAAGGAGAGAAATGAGGCCATCGTGGTGCAGATGGGGGTCTCCCTGGTGCTGCAGTGCCGACCCCCTGCTGGGCTGCCCCCGCCCGTCATCTTCTGGATGGATAACA ACTTCCAGAGGCTACCGCTGGATAAGCGAGTGTCCCAGGCTCTGAATGGAGACTTGTACTTTTCCAATGTTCTCCCAGAAGACACCAGGAGCGACTACATCTGCTACGCTCGCTTCcctcacacacaaaccatcCAGCAGAAACAGCCCATCTCCGTCACCGTGCTGGACA ACAGCCCAGAGGGGGAGCGGCGCCCCGTTTTCATGACGCCTCTGGGCGCCACCAGCACCAAGATGGTTCTGAGAGGGGAGACTCTGGAGCTGGAATGCGTTGCTGACGGCTT GCCCACTCCAGAGATCTCCTGGCAGAAGGGTGGAGGAGAGCTGCCGAGCAGCAGGATGTCCTTTTATAACTTCAGGAAAACGCTCAAGGTTTCTGACGTGACCGAAACTGACGGCGGGGACTACCGATGTACAGCCGCGAACAACTTGGGCACCATATACCACATCATCAAGGTCACCGTCAAAG CGGCTCCTTTCTGGGTCAGCGCTCCCAGGAACCTGATCCTCGCCCCGAACGAGACCGGCATCCTGACTTGTCGAGTTAACGGAGAGCCCAAACCCAAGATTAACTGGTTTGTCAACGGAGTCTCCATAGAGA ACGCACCAGAGGACCCCAGTCGGAAAGTGGATGATGACACTGTGATTCTTAGCAATGTGCAAACAGGGTCCAGCGCTGTCTACCAGTGTAACGCATCTAATGAATTTGGTTACCTGTTGGCAAACGCTTTTGTCAACGTTCTTG CTGAGCCACCAAGGGTGCTAACTCCACCCGACCGAGTGTACCAGGTCATCACCAACAACCCCGCGTTACTTCATTGCGCCTTCTTCGGCTCGCCAATACCATCCATCACATG GTTTAAAGACAGTCAGACCAGCGTTAAGAACGGGGACCCTTATGTGATCCATGAGAACGGTACATTGGAGATTCACGTGGCCCAGCCACTAAACAGTGGGAAGTACACCTGCATTGCCACCAACAGCCTGGGGATCAAGGAGAACCATATCTTCCTGGAGGTTAAAG AGCCCACCCGTATCCTAAAGCAGCCAGAGTACAGGGTGGTGCAGAGAGGCATGAGCGCTGTGTTCGAGTGTAAAGTCAAACACGACCCATCCCTCGTTCCCACCATGACCTGGCTCAAAGACAACGGAGAGCTGCCCGACGGGAG GTTTGAGGTGGGCGCGGACAGTCTGACCATCAATGACGTGACAGATGGAGACGAGGGCACCTACACCTGCATCATGAACACCACCCTCGACCAGGACTCAGCCAGCGCCATGCTGACTGTCGTAG AGAAACCTGACCCTCCGACTGACCTGGAACTGACTGACCAGACAGAGAGGAGCGTTCAGCTCACCTGGATCCCCGGAGACGAACACAACAGTCCCACACAGA AGTTTCTGATCCAATACGAGGATCTGCTCCACCAGCCAGGCGTTTGGATCAACCTGACGGATACTTCTGGTACCAGCACCACGGCGCGGTTAAACCTCTCTCCGTACGTCTACTACTCCTTCAGAGTCCTGGCTCTGAATCGCGTCGGCTACAGCGAGCCAAGCAAGCCCTCGAGCCAATACAGGACCAACCCTTCAG CACCTGATGACAATCCATCAGATGTTCAGGGAGGAGGAACAAAGCCTGGCAACTTAGTCATCTCCTGGACA TCGCTGACAGGATTTCAGGCTAACGGACCCCATCTGGAGTACAGGGTGCAGTGGAGACAGAAGGACGTAGATGACGATTGGTCCTCAAAGAACGTGGCCAACGTTTCGGAGTTCATTGTGTCTGGAACTCCAATCTACGTGCCCTACGAAGTCAAGGTTCAAGCTCTGAATGATTATGGCAGCGGCCCAGAGCCTGAAGTGGTGATTGGATACTCTGGAGAAGACT TGCCTTTGTCGGCTCCCGATAGTGTGCAGATCATGGTTCACAACAGCACGCTTGCAGAAGTCCACTGGGAGCCTGTTTCTTTCCCCTCGGTTAGAGGAAAACTACAGGGATACAAG GTATACTACCGGCGCGAGCGGGGCTTGCatgagacagaggaggacaCAGAGCAGCTGGAGCAGGTTTTGACGTTCAGTGGGAATCGTAGCGAGGGACGTCTGCCGGGCCTCCAGCCTTACAGCCAGTACAACCTCACCATCAGGGTCCTCAATAACAAGGGAGAAGGGCCTCCCAGCCCCAGCAAGAAGTTTGAGACACCTGAAGGAG TACCGGAGCGTCCTTCTTTCCTGAATGTCATAAACCACGGTTTGGACTCTCTCACTCTGGAATGGGGCCCACCATTGAACAACAATGGCCGCCTCGCTGGATACACACTGAAATACCAACCAG TCAACAACACCAACGAGCTGGGGCCAGTCAAGGTCATGACCTTCCTAGCCAACGAGACCGCCACGACCCTGAGCAGCCTGAACTCCAGCATGCTCTACAAGTTCTACTTGAGCGCAAAGACAATCAAGGGCTCCGGCCCCATCATCACAGGGGAGGCCTTCACAGTCATGGACACAA ccGTACCCAGCCGGCAGGTAGACATCGCCACCCAGGGCTGGTTTATCGGGCTGATGTGTGCCATCGCGCTCCTCATCTTGGTCCTCCTCATAGTGTGCTTCATCAAGAGGAACAAGGGTGGCAAATATCCAG tgaaagagaaagaagatgcTCACCAAGACCCAGAGATCCAGCCTATGAAGGAGGATGATGGGACATTTGGAGAGTACAG TGACACAGAGGACCACAAGCCGCTGAAGGGCAGCCGGACGCCGTCCAATGGGACGGTGCGCCGCGACGAGAGCGACGACAGCCTGGTGGACTACGGGGAGGGCGGGGACGGACAGTTCAACGAGGACGGCTCCTTCATTGGCCAGTACAGCggcaagaaagagaaagacacgCACGAAGGCAACGAGAGTTCGGAGGCCCCGTCGCCCGTCAACGCCATGAACTCGTTTGTCTAA
- the nrcama gene encoding neuronal cell adhesion molecule a isoform X8, whose amino-acid sequence MDRNRKRVQGFGAVLLTLLCHMTSALEVPLDPKVLEGLPQPPTITLQSPKDYIFDPRENIVIHCEAKGKPHPSFSWTRNGSHFDVEKDSKVLMKPGSGTLVIDISGEKAEAYEGTYQCTAHNEHGTAVSNSIVIRQSRSPLWSKERNEAIVVQMGVSLVLQCRPPAGLPPPVIFWMDNNFQRLPLDKRVSQALNGDLYFSNVLPEDTRSDYICYARFPHTQTIQQKQPISVTVLDNSPEGERRPVFMTPLGATSTKMVLRGETLELECVADGLPTPEISWQKGGGELPSSRMSFYNFRKTLKVSDVTETDGGDYRCTAANNLGTIYHIIKVTVKAAPFWVSAPRNLILAPNETGILTCRVNGEPKPKINWFVNGVSIENAPEDPSRKVDDDTVILSNVQTGSSAVYQCNASNEFGYLLANAFVNVLAEPPRVLTPPDRVYQVITNNPALLHCAFFGSPIPSITWFKDSQTSVKNGDPYVIHENGTLEIHVAQPLNSGKYTCIATNSLGIKENHIFLEVKEPTRILKQPEYRVVQRGMSAVFECKVKHDPSLVPTMTWLKDNGELPDGRFEVGADSLTINDVTDGDEGTYTCIMNTTLDQDSASAMLTVVEATPTPAMVYEKPDPPTDLELTDQTERSVQLTWIPGDEHNSPTQKFLIQYEDLLHQPGVWINLTDTSGTSTTARLNLSPYVYYSFRVLALNRVGYSEPSKPSSQYRTNPSAPDDNPSDVQGGGTKPGNLVISWTSLTGFQANGPHLEYRVQWRQKDVDDDWSSKNVANVSEFIVSGTPIYVPYEVKVQALNDYGSGPEPEVVIGYSGEDLPLSAPDSVQIMVHNSTLAEVHWEPVSFPSVRGKLQGYKVYYRRERGLHETEEDTEQLEQVLTFSGNRSEGRLPGLQPYSQYNLTIRVLNNKGEGPPSPSKKFETPEGVPERPSFLNVINHGLDSLTLEWGPPLNNNGRLAGYTLKYQPVNNTNELGPVKVMTFLANETATTLSSLNSSMLYKFYLSAKTIKGSGPIITGEAFTVMDTTVPSRQVDIATQGWFIGLMCAIALLILVLLIVCFIKRNKGGKYPVKEKEDAHQDPEIQPMKEDDGTFGEYSDTEDHKPLKGSRTPSNGTVRRDESDDSLVDYGEGGDGQFNEDGSFIGQYSGKKEKDTHEGNESSEAPSPVNAMNSFV is encoded by the exons ATGGACAGGAACAGGAAGCGGGTGCAGGGCTTCGGAGCTGTGCTATTGACACTCTTGTGTCACATGACCTCAGCGCTGGAAGTGCCTCTCGATC CTAAAGTACTGGAAGGAT TGCCACAACCCCCCACCATAACGCTACAGTCCCCGAAGGATTACATCTTTGATCCGCGGGAGAACATTGTCATCCACTGCGAGGCCAAGGGGAAGCCTCATCCCAG CTTCTCGTGGACGAGAAACGGGTCCCACTTTGATGTCGAGAAAGACTCCAAAGTCCTGATGAAGCCCGGATCGGGAACTCTGGTCATCGACATCAGCGGGGAGAAGGCCGAGGCCTACGAGGGAACGTACCAGTGCACGGCGCACAACGAGCACGGCACCGCCGTATCCAACAGCATCGTCATCAGACAGTCCA GGTCCCCCTTGTGGTCGAAGGAGAGAAATGAGGCCATCGTGGTGCAGATGGGGGTCTCCCTGGTGCTGCAGTGCCGACCCCCTGCTGGGCTGCCCCCGCCCGTCATCTTCTGGATGGATAACA ACTTCCAGAGGCTACCGCTGGATAAGCGAGTGTCCCAGGCTCTGAATGGAGACTTGTACTTTTCCAATGTTCTCCCAGAAGACACCAGGAGCGACTACATCTGCTACGCTCGCTTCcctcacacacaaaccatcCAGCAGAAACAGCCCATCTCCGTCACCGTGCTGGACA ACAGCCCAGAGGGGGAGCGGCGCCCCGTTTTCATGACGCCTCTGGGCGCCACCAGCACCAAGATGGTTCTGAGAGGGGAGACTCTGGAGCTGGAATGCGTTGCTGACGGCTT GCCCACTCCAGAGATCTCCTGGCAGAAGGGTGGAGGAGAGCTGCCGAGCAGCAGGATGTCCTTTTATAACTTCAGGAAAACGCTCAAGGTTTCTGACGTGACCGAAACTGACGGCGGGGACTACCGATGTACAGCCGCGAACAACTTGGGCACCATATACCACATCATCAAGGTCACCGTCAAAG CGGCTCCTTTCTGGGTCAGCGCTCCCAGGAACCTGATCCTCGCCCCGAACGAGACCGGCATCCTGACTTGTCGAGTTAACGGAGAGCCCAAACCCAAGATTAACTGGTTTGTCAACGGAGTCTCCATAGAGA ACGCACCAGAGGACCCCAGTCGGAAAGTGGATGATGACACTGTGATTCTTAGCAATGTGCAAACAGGGTCCAGCGCTGTCTACCAGTGTAACGCATCTAATGAATTTGGTTACCTGTTGGCAAACGCTTTTGTCAACGTTCTTG CTGAGCCACCAAGGGTGCTAACTCCACCCGACCGAGTGTACCAGGTCATCACCAACAACCCCGCGTTACTTCATTGCGCCTTCTTCGGCTCGCCAATACCATCCATCACATG GTTTAAAGACAGTCAGACCAGCGTTAAGAACGGGGACCCTTATGTGATCCATGAGAACGGTACATTGGAGATTCACGTGGCCCAGCCACTAAACAGTGGGAAGTACACCTGCATTGCCACCAACAGCCTGGGGATCAAGGAGAACCATATCTTCCTGGAGGTTAAAG AGCCCACCCGTATCCTAAAGCAGCCAGAGTACAGGGTGGTGCAGAGAGGCATGAGCGCTGTGTTCGAGTGTAAAGTCAAACACGACCCATCCCTCGTTCCCACCATGACCTGGCTCAAAGACAACGGAGAGCTGCCCGACGGGAG GTTTGAGGTGGGCGCGGACAGTCTGACCATCAATGACGTGACAGATGGAGACGAGGGCACCTACACCTGCATCATGAACACCACCCTCGACCAGGACTCAGCCAGCGCCATGCTGACTGTCGTAG AGGCTACTCCTACTCCAGCTATGGTCTACG AGAAACCTGACCCTCCGACTGACCTGGAACTGACTGACCAGACAGAGAGGAGCGTTCAGCTCACCTGGATCCCCGGAGACGAACACAACAGTCCCACACAGA AGTTTCTGATCCAATACGAGGATCTGCTCCACCAGCCAGGCGTTTGGATCAACCTGACGGATACTTCTGGTACCAGCACCACGGCGCGGTTAAACCTCTCTCCGTACGTCTACTACTCCTTCAGAGTCCTGGCTCTGAATCGCGTCGGCTACAGCGAGCCAAGCAAGCCCTCGAGCCAATACAGGACCAACCCTTCAG CACCTGATGACAATCCATCAGATGTTCAGGGAGGAGGAACAAAGCCTGGCAACTTAGTCATCTCCTGGACA TCGCTGACAGGATTTCAGGCTAACGGACCCCATCTGGAGTACAGGGTGCAGTGGAGACAGAAGGACGTAGATGACGATTGGTCCTCAAAGAACGTGGCCAACGTTTCGGAGTTCATTGTGTCTGGAACTCCAATCTACGTGCCCTACGAAGTCAAGGTTCAAGCTCTGAATGATTATGGCAGCGGCCCAGAGCCTGAAGTGGTGATTGGATACTCTGGAGAAGACT TGCCTTTGTCGGCTCCCGATAGTGTGCAGATCATGGTTCACAACAGCACGCTTGCAGAAGTCCACTGGGAGCCTGTTTCTTTCCCCTCGGTTAGAGGAAAACTACAGGGATACAAG GTATACTACCGGCGCGAGCGGGGCTTGCatgagacagaggaggacaCAGAGCAGCTGGAGCAGGTTTTGACGTTCAGTGGGAATCGTAGCGAGGGACGTCTGCCGGGCCTCCAGCCTTACAGCCAGTACAACCTCACCATCAGGGTCCTCAATAACAAGGGAGAAGGGCCTCCCAGCCCCAGCAAGAAGTTTGAGACACCTGAAGGAG TACCGGAGCGTCCTTCTTTCCTGAATGTCATAAACCACGGTTTGGACTCTCTCACTCTGGAATGGGGCCCACCATTGAACAACAATGGCCGCCTCGCTGGATACACACTGAAATACCAACCAG TCAACAACACCAACGAGCTGGGGCCAGTCAAGGTCATGACCTTCCTAGCCAACGAGACCGCCACGACCCTGAGCAGCCTGAACTCCAGCATGCTCTACAAGTTCTACTTGAGCGCAAAGACAATCAAGGGCTCCGGCCCCATCATCACAGGGGAGGCCTTCACAGTCATGGACACAA ccGTACCCAGCCGGCAGGTAGACATCGCCACCCAGGGCTGGTTTATCGGGCTGATGTGTGCCATCGCGCTCCTCATCTTGGTCCTCCTCATAGTGTGCTTCATCAAGAGGAACAAGGGTGGCAAATATCCAG tgaaagagaaagaagatgcTCACCAAGACCCAGAGATCCAGCCTATGAAGGAGGATGATGGGACATTTGGAGAGTACAG TGACACAGAGGACCACAAGCCGCTGAAGGGCAGCCGGACGCCGTCCAATGGGACGGTGCGCCGCGACGAGAGCGACGACAGCCTGGTGGACTACGGGGAGGGCGGGGACGGACAGTTCAACGAGGACGGCTCCTTCATTGGCCAGTACAGCggcaagaaagagaaagacacgCACGAAGGCAACGAGAGTTCGGAGGCCCCGTCGCCCGTCAACGCCATGAACTCGTTTGTCTAA
- the nrcama gene encoding neuronal cell adhesion molecule a isoform X1, with translation MDRNRKRVQGFGAVLLTLLCHMTSALEVPLDPKVLEGLPQPPTITLQSPKDYIFDPRENIVIHCEAKGKPHPSFSWTRNGSHFDVEKDSKVLMKPGSGTLVIDISGEKAEAYEGTYQCTAHNEHGTAVSNSIVIRQSRSPLWSKERNEAIVVQMGVSLVLQCRPPAGLPPPVIFWMDNNFQRLPLDKRVSQALNGDLYFSNVLPEDTRSDYICYARFPHTQTIQQKQPISVTVLDNSPEGERRPVFMTPLGATSTKMVLRGETLELECVADGLPTPEISWQKGGGELPSSRMSFYNFRKTLKVSDVTETDGGDYRCTAANNLGTIYHIIKVTVKAAPFWVSAPRNLILAPNETGILTCRVNGEPKPKINWFVNGVSIENAPEDPSRKVDDDTVILSNVQTGSSAVYQCNASNEFGYLLANAFVNVLAEPPRVLTPPDRVYQVITNNPALLHCAFFGSPIPSITWFKDSQTSVKNGDPYVIHENGTLEIHVAQPLNSGKYTCIATNSLGIKENHIFLEVKEPTRILKQPEYRVVQRGMSAVFECKVKHDPSLVPTMTWLKDNGELPDGRFEVGADSLTINDVTDGDEGTYTCIMNTTLDQDSASAMLTVVEATPTPAMVYEKPDPPTDLELTDQTERSVQLTWIPGDEHNSPTQKFLIQYEDLLHQPGVWINLTDTSGTSTTARLNLSPYVYYSFRVLALNRVGYSEPSKPSSQYRTNPSAPDDNPSDVQGGGTKPGNLVISWTSLTGFQANGPHLEYRVQWRQKDVDDDWSSKNVANVSEFIVSGTPIYVPYEVKVQALNDYGSGPEPEVVIGYSGEDLPLSAPDSVQIMVHNSTLAEVHWEPVSFPSVRGKLQGYKVYYRRERGLHETEEDTEQLEQVLTFSGNRSEGRLPGLQPYSQYNLTIRVLNNKGEGPPSPSKKFETPEGVPERPSFLNVINHGLDSLTLEWGPPLNNNGRLAGYTLKYQPVNNTNELGPVKVMTFLANETATTLSSLNSSMLYKFYLSAKTIKGSGPIITGEAFTVMDTIRSQPTVETGKGPKEPPHPTSPITQSPLPPFHKVPHVGPAFGKVNTSMSEDGAVISWDYFGHHKNVYVEYIVENSKQDWTKELVNGSHWHMIKGLKPGTSYKVRVVARDPADPAVHSTEEVVVLVPAVPSRQVDIATQGWFIGLMCAIALLILVLLIVCFIKRNKGGKYPVKEKEDAHQDPEIQPMKEDDGTFGEYRSMESDTEDHKPLKGSRTPSNGTVRRDESDDSLVDYGEGGDGQFNEDGSFIGQYSGKKEKDTHEGNESSEAPSPVNAMNSFV, from the exons ATGGACAGGAACAGGAAGCGGGTGCAGGGCTTCGGAGCTGTGCTATTGACACTCTTGTGTCACATGACCTCAGCGCTGGAAGTGCCTCTCGATC CTAAAGTACTGGAAGGAT TGCCACAACCCCCCACCATAACGCTACAGTCCCCGAAGGATTACATCTTTGATCCGCGGGAGAACATTGTCATCCACTGCGAGGCCAAGGGGAAGCCTCATCCCAG CTTCTCGTGGACGAGAAACGGGTCCCACTTTGATGTCGAGAAAGACTCCAAAGTCCTGATGAAGCCCGGATCGGGAACTCTGGTCATCGACATCAGCGGGGAGAAGGCCGAGGCCTACGAGGGAACGTACCAGTGCACGGCGCACAACGAGCACGGCACCGCCGTATCCAACAGCATCGTCATCAGACAGTCCA GGTCCCCCTTGTGGTCGAAGGAGAGAAATGAGGCCATCGTGGTGCAGATGGGGGTCTCCCTGGTGCTGCAGTGCCGACCCCCTGCTGGGCTGCCCCCGCCCGTCATCTTCTGGATGGATAACA ACTTCCAGAGGCTACCGCTGGATAAGCGAGTGTCCCAGGCTCTGAATGGAGACTTGTACTTTTCCAATGTTCTCCCAGAAGACACCAGGAGCGACTACATCTGCTACGCTCGCTTCcctcacacacaaaccatcCAGCAGAAACAGCCCATCTCCGTCACCGTGCTGGACA ACAGCCCAGAGGGGGAGCGGCGCCCCGTTTTCATGACGCCTCTGGGCGCCACCAGCACCAAGATGGTTCTGAGAGGGGAGACTCTGGAGCTGGAATGCGTTGCTGACGGCTT GCCCACTCCAGAGATCTCCTGGCAGAAGGGTGGAGGAGAGCTGCCGAGCAGCAGGATGTCCTTTTATAACTTCAGGAAAACGCTCAAGGTTTCTGACGTGACCGAAACTGACGGCGGGGACTACCGATGTACAGCCGCGAACAACTTGGGCACCATATACCACATCATCAAGGTCACCGTCAAAG CGGCTCCTTTCTGGGTCAGCGCTCCCAGGAACCTGATCCTCGCCCCGAACGAGACCGGCATCCTGACTTGTCGAGTTAACGGAGAGCCCAAACCCAAGATTAACTGGTTTGTCAACGGAGTCTCCATAGAGA ACGCACCAGAGGACCCCAGTCGGAAAGTGGATGATGACACTGTGATTCTTAGCAATGTGCAAACAGGGTCCAGCGCTGTCTACCAGTGTAACGCATCTAATGAATTTGGTTACCTGTTGGCAAACGCTTTTGTCAACGTTCTTG CTGAGCCACCAAGGGTGCTAACTCCACCCGACCGAGTGTACCAGGTCATCACCAACAACCCCGCGTTACTTCATTGCGCCTTCTTCGGCTCGCCAATACCATCCATCACATG GTTTAAAGACAGTCAGACCAGCGTTAAGAACGGGGACCCTTATGTGATCCATGAGAACGGTACATTGGAGATTCACGTGGCCCAGCCACTAAACAGTGGGAAGTACACCTGCATTGCCACCAACAGCCTGGGGATCAAGGAGAACCATATCTTCCTGGAGGTTAAAG AGCCCACCCGTATCCTAAAGCAGCCAGAGTACAGGGTGGTGCAGAGAGGCATGAGCGCTGTGTTCGAGTGTAAAGTCAAACACGACCCATCCCTCGTTCCCACCATGACCTGGCTCAAAGACAACGGAGAGCTGCCCGACGGGAG GTTTGAGGTGGGCGCGGACAGTCTGACCATCAATGACGTGACAGATGGAGACGAGGGCACCTACACCTGCATCATGAACACCACCCTCGACCAGGACTCAGCCAGCGCCATGCTGACTGTCGTAG AGGCTACTCCTACTCCAGCTATGGTCTACG AGAAACCTGACCCTCCGACTGACCTGGAACTGACTGACCAGACAGAGAGGAGCGTTCAGCTCACCTGGATCCCCGGAGACGAACACAACAGTCCCACACAGA AGTTTCTGATCCAATACGAGGATCTGCTCCACCAGCCAGGCGTTTGGATCAACCTGACGGATACTTCTGGTACCAGCACCACGGCGCGGTTAAACCTCTCTCCGTACGTCTACTACTCCTTCAGAGTCCTGGCTCTGAATCGCGTCGGCTACAGCGAGCCAAGCAAGCCCTCGAGCCAATACAGGACCAACCCTTCAG CACCTGATGACAATCCATCAGATGTTCAGGGAGGAGGAACAAAGCCTGGCAACTTAGTCATCTCCTGGACA TCGCTGACAGGATTTCAGGCTAACGGACCCCATCTGGAGTACAGGGTGCAGTGGAGACAGAAGGACGTAGATGACGATTGGTCCTCAAAGAACGTGGCCAACGTTTCGGAGTTCATTGTGTCTGGAACTCCAATCTACGTGCCCTACGAAGTCAAGGTTCAAGCTCTGAATGATTATGGCAGCGGCCCAGAGCCTGAAGTGGTGATTGGATACTCTGGAGAAGACT TGCCTTTGTCGGCTCCCGATAGTGTGCAGATCATGGTTCACAACAGCACGCTTGCAGAAGTCCACTGGGAGCCTGTTTCTTTCCCCTCGGTTAGAGGAAAACTACAGGGATACAAG GTATACTACCGGCGCGAGCGGGGCTTGCatgagacagaggaggacaCAGAGCAGCTGGAGCAGGTTTTGACGTTCAGTGGGAATCGTAGCGAGGGACGTCTGCCGGGCCTCCAGCCTTACAGCCAGTACAACCTCACCATCAGGGTCCTCAATAACAAGGGAGAAGGGCCTCCCAGCCCCAGCAAGAAGTTTGAGACACCTGAAGGAG TACCGGAGCGTCCTTCTTTCCTGAATGTCATAAACCACGGTTTGGACTCTCTCACTCTGGAATGGGGCCCACCATTGAACAACAATGGCCGCCTCGCTGGATACACACTGAAATACCAACCAG TCAACAACACCAACGAGCTGGGGCCAGTCAAGGTCATGACCTTCCTAGCCAACGAGACCGCCACGACCCTGAGCAGCCTGAACTCCAGCATGCTCTACAAGTTCTACTTGAGCGCAAAGACAATCAAGGGCTCCGGCCCCATCATCACAGGGGAGGCCTTCACAGTCATGGACACAA TTCGTTCTCAGCCCACTGTAGAGACGGGCAAAG GCCCTAAAGAGCCCCCTCACCCAACCTCCCCCATCACTCAGTCTCCGCTTCCCCCGTTTCACAAGG TGCCGCATGTAGGCCCTGCGTTTGGCAAAGTTAACACGTCCATGTCGGAGGACGGTGCAGTGATCAGTTGGGATTACTTTGGACACCATAAGAATGTATATGTGGAATATATTGTAGAAAACA GTAAACAGGACTGGACAAAGGAGTTGGTAAACGGTTCACACTGGCATATGATAAAAGGTTTAAAGCCAGGGACGTCCTATAAGGTGCGTGTGGTAGCTAGAGACCCGGCCGACCCGGCGGTCCACAGCACAGAAGAAGTGGTGGTCTTGGTTCCAG ccGTACCCAGCCGGCAGGTAGACATCGCCACCCAGGGCTGGTTTATCGGGCTGATGTGTGCCATCGCGCTCCTCATCTTGGTCCTCCTCATAGTGTGCTTCATCAAGAGGAACAAGGGTGGCAAATATCCAG tgaaagagaaagaagatgcTCACCAAGACCCAGAGATCCAGCCTATGAAGGAGGATGATGGGACATTTGGAGAGTACAG GTCTATGGAGAG TGACACAGAGGACCACAAGCCGCTGAAGGGCAGCCGGACGCCGTCCAATGGGACGGTGCGCCGCGACGAGAGCGACGACAGCCTGGTGGACTACGGGGAGGGCGGGGACGGACAGTTCAACGAGGACGGCTCCTTCATTGGCCAGTACAGCggcaagaaagagaaagacacgCACGAAGGCAACGAGAGTTCGGAGGCCCCGTCGCCCGTCAACGCCATGAACTCGTTTGTCTAA